A window of the Polaribacter batillariae genome harbors these coding sequences:
- a CDS encoding NAD(P)-binding domain-containing protein: protein MKKISILGCGWLGKPLAISFLEEGFAVKGSTTSKEKMATLASVGVEPYLVNISKFKEVNAFLTSDILIVAITSKDVAGFENLVSQITNSPIQKVIFISSTSVYPRINKIMAEEDVLDENNPLVKIENLFRKNTFFKSTIIRFAGLFGGERHPGNWFKGGRKIPQPKGFVNMIHREDCIAIIHEIINQNCWNETFNACATHHPTREEFYVNARNSKGLEAPIFEKNEKYEWKIISSSKLENVLGYSFIYDDLLSI, encoded by the coding sequence TTGAAAAAAATAAGTATTTTAGGCTGTGGCTGGTTAGGAAAACCCTTAGCAATTTCTTTTTTAGAGGAAGGTTTTGCAGTAAAAGGCTCTACAACTTCTAAAGAAAAAATGGCTACTTTAGCCTCTGTTGGTGTGGAACCCTATTTGGTAAACATTTCTAAATTTAAAGAGGTTAACGCTTTTTTAACTTCAGATATTTTAATTGTAGCCATTACGTCTAAAGATGTGGCTGGTTTTGAAAACTTGGTTTCTCAAATTACAAATTCGCCTATTCAGAAGGTAATTTTTATAAGTTCTACTTCTGTATATCCAAGAATTAATAAAATTATGGCAGAAGAAGATGTTCTTGACGAGAATAATCCATTGGTAAAAATTGAAAATTTATTTAGAAAAAACACCTTTTTTAAAAGCACAATAATTCGTTTTGCAGGTTTGTTTGGTGGAGAAAGACATCCTGGAAATTGGTTTAAAGGTGGGCGAAAAATTCCACAACCCAAAGGTTTTGTAAATATGATTCATAGAGAAGATTGTATAGCAATTATTCACGAAATTATTAACCAGAATTGTTGGAACGAAACTTTTAATGCCTGTGCAACACACCATCCAACAAGAGAAGAATTTTATGTAAATGCTAGAAACAGCAAAGGTTTAGAAGCACCCATTTTTGAGAAAAACGAAAAATACGAATGGAAAATAATTAGTTCAAGTAAGTTAGAGAATGTTTTGGGATATTCTTTTATTTATGATGATTTGCTTTCTATTTAA
- the gldG gene encoding gliding motility-associated ABC transporter substrate-binding protein GldG: protein MNKNIKHIAILIVGLVVLNIANQSFYKRFDLTADQRYTLSKTTKSILSNVNRNLFITVYLEGEFPSEFKRLQVETRQYLEELASENSFIKINFENPDEQREALIKRGMMPSQLTVEEDGKLSEAIIFPWAEISYRKKTTTVSLLPNAIMASQEAQLAKAIENLEYSFSNAINSVTRNKEKKIGIITGNGELEDIYQYSYLSEVAKKYRLAKFTLDSVATNPQQTLQDLTGLDLAIIAKPTQRFSENEKFVLDQFIANGGKTLWMIDNVQADQDSLFNGAKMLAYPRDLNLTDLFFSYGIRINSILIKDLYAAKIPLATGASGNQTQFQNLDWYYHPLVGGNPNHSITKNISPVRLQFANQIDTLKNNIKKTPLLVSSVRTQKVGTPTFVELQSIAEEVLEADYNDGNQLFAVLLEGNFNSAYKNRIKPFETSLYKENSTNNKMIFIADGDVGKNQILKGKPFDLARDKWTNEQFGNKDFLLNAIDYLLDDVGLMQLRNKSLKIRMLDKQKAFKERTFWQFLNVVLPLVLLFSFGILFNYLRKKRYS, encoded by the coding sequence ATGAATAAAAACATAAAACATATCGCAATTTTAATTGTTGGTTTGGTGGTTTTAAATATTGCAAATCAGTCGTTTTATAAGCGTTTCGATTTAACTGCAGACCAACGTTACACACTTTCTAAAACTACAAAATCCATTCTTTCTAATGTAAATCGCAATTTATTTATAACGGTCTATTTAGAAGGAGAATTTCCTTCAGAATTTAAGAGATTACAGGTAGAAACACGTCAATATTTAGAAGAATTGGCTTCTGAAAACTCATTCATAAAAATCAATTTTGAAAATCCTGATGAACAACGTGAAGCATTAATTAAAAGAGGAATGATGCCCAGTCAATTAACTGTGGAAGAAGATGGTAAACTTTCGGAAGCCATTATTTTTCCTTGGGCAGAAATTTCTTACCGTAAAAAAACGACCACTGTTTCTTTGTTACCAAACGCAATTATGGCTTCACAAGAAGCACAATTGGCAAAAGCAATCGAAAATTTAGAGTATAGTTTTTCGAATGCCATTAATTCTGTGACTCGTAATAAAGAGAAAAAAATTGGAATTATTACTGGAAATGGAGAATTAGAAGACATTTATCAATATAGTTATTTAAGCGAAGTCGCTAAAAAATATCGTTTGGCAAAATTTACATTAGATTCTGTGGCTACAAATCCGCAACAAACTTTGCAAGATTTAACAGGTTTAGATTTGGCAATTATAGCAAAACCTACACAGCGATTTTCTGAAAACGAGAAGTTTGTTTTAGATCAATTTATTGCCAATGGTGGTAAAACTCTTTGGATGATAGACAATGTGCAAGCAGACCAAGACAGTTTGTTTAATGGGGCAAAAATGTTGGCATATCCTAGAGATTTAAACTTAACAGATTTATTTTTCTCTTACGGAATTCGCATAAATTCTATTTTGATAAAAGATTTATATGCCGCTAAAATTCCTTTGGCAACTGGCGCAAGTGGCAACCAAACTCAATTTCAGAATTTAGATTGGTATTATCATCCTTTGGTTGGTGGAAATCCGAACCATTCAATTACTAAAAATATTTCTCCTGTAAGGTTACAGTTTGCAAATCAAATAGATACATTAAAAAACAACATTAAAAAAACACCTTTGTTAGTCAGTTCTGTACGAACCCAAAAAGTAGGAACGCCTACTTTTGTGGAGCTGCAATCTATTGCAGAAGAAGTTTTGGAAGCAGATTATAATGATGGCAACCAGTTATTTGCTGTTTTATTAGAAGGTAATTTTAATTCGGCATATAAAAACAGAATAAAACCTTTTGAAACATCACTTTACAAAGAAAATTCTACAAACAATAAAATGATTTTTATTGCGGATGGTGATGTTGGGAAAAATCAAATTTTAAAAGGAAAACCTTTCGATTTAGCGAGAGACAAATGGACCAACGAACAATTTGGAAATAAAGATTTTTTATTAAATGCAATCGATTATTTATTAGACGATGTTGGTTTGATGCAACTAAGAAATAAATCGTTAAAAATTCGTATGCTAGACAAGCAGAAAGCCTTTAAAGAACGTACTTTTTGGCAATTTTTAAATGTTGTTTTGCCTTTGGTTTTGCTATTTAGTTTCGGAATTCTTTTTAATTATTTGCGTAAAAAGCGATATTCTTAA